In Solanum pennellii chromosome 7, SPENNV200, the following are encoded in one genomic region:
- the LOC107025100 gene encoding uncharacterized protein LOC107025100, with product MVTTYQDKATQTENKDEDTIEKLLKAITTLCTKVDSMDNEIQKLKANEDNLKCKANISQQHDYKNAELRQSEDGKIPEIKGDDGKLPKTNNVCLNTAAGRSRKFAGKRETGRKLLDYAIPQWKPVGERCR from the exons ATGGTG ACTACTTATCAAGACAAAGCTACTCAGACTGAGAACAAAGATGAAGATACAATTGAAAAGCTACTCAAAGCCATTACTACACTTTGTACTAAAGTGGATAGTATGGACAATGAGATACAAAAGCTAAAGGCTAATGAAGATAACCTGAAGTGTAAAGCTAATataagtcagcagcatgactataaAAATGCAGAGCTACGTCAATCGGAAGACGGTAAAATTCCAGAGATAAAAGGAGACGATGGGAAACTCCCCAAAACCAATAATGTTTGTTTAAATACAGCTGCAGGTAGAAGCAGAAAA TTTGCTGGTAAACGGGAAACAGGGAGAAAACTGCTAGACTATGCCATCCCACAGTGGAAACCGGTAGGTGAGAGATGCCGTTAG